The Haemorhous mexicanus isolate bHaeMex1 chromosome 5, bHaeMex1.pri, whole genome shotgun sequence genome contains a region encoding:
- the CARD10 gene encoding caspase recruitment domain-containing protein 10 isoform X1, whose translation MAGKGEPRPGTGSWGRRAPPGPCAAWAAELVGIAPGPVENAPLQASSLSDREEEEDTLWEKIESARHQLTRSLNPAKLTPYLRQCRVIDEQDEEEVLNSCRFPCKSNQTGYLMDILRRRGKRGYEAFLESLEFYYPEHYTRLTGREPAQRCSMILDEEGPEGLTQFLMMEVKKVRAQRKEHLLKEHQLQVKNQALEQEQVRLEQQLKELLKVQERCQRLREEWDSNSMELLRLKDENYMMAMRYAQLCEEKNVAVLRSRDLQLLVDQLKCKVSSLEEECSLLRKQASAVPQREAEERGHPDTVSELWAENQRLTASLQELQSMLQTPGEGSVPGSEQILLDILEHDWKEAQDDRQDLCQKLNSLQNELQWAEELRDKYLQEVEDLQLKYRTLQKDCDLYKHRMNTVLLQLEEIEKERDQAIQSRDGVQLQYSQSLIEKDQYRKRVRALEEERDELLSKLSQAEGLNSTLEAQLQRCQGSRSLSKMCSSSYSLCSNLSSTWSLIDNPANGLMDTLGTSVTPFPGDSAIRSMDETPDSEKDINRLSTFPFPPCIGSILRRQREEKCMPHKSLSCGSFSSIEDGTGSSFPGTLLGAFSSSSSSTYTRVKSEICLSTLSSHKEVTRRSLVVQLTSVGHPSHPSPQEKRLGADISILGGNRTGIYVQWVKPGSRVEKAGLREGCRLLELRVPSLKEEVLSLENCTREVAYLSLLHWDEPSSLIFQLDLEGYQPLRAALEEGKKFSGDSFYVRTNVSLLEPSDPYALCVRCREILHVTDTMHRGRLEWYCSRVDPLTLRDLDKGTVPNYSRAHQLLKIQEKHQMPGQQRGHRNTLKKRALSQLRLVKSKPQRSPEQPPQKLWLDPCSDPDTNLKPYSLVRPVVVKTARPVVLLPSCIAPRLIRNLLDLPTSRLDFHVCPAEKLAGGDPSTTHAQEHPVPRTALQDQRESRRIHMIREAVEKNKHCLLELGVEGVRDLIKSEIYPIVIHVEVTEKNVRGLRSLLGKAGQRDSEVLKVCRAVERALHTLPCSWARVEPHAWSHAQELPKVVRGCIFQEQTRPLWIEEGED comes from the exons atGGCCGGTAAGGGCGAGCCCCGGCCGGGAACGGGGTCCTGGGGGCGGCGAGCCCCGCCGGGTCCCTGTGCCGCGTGGGCGGCGGAGCTCGTCGGCATCGCCCCGGGAC CTGTGGAGAATGCACCTCTCCAAGCCAGCAGCCTCTCGGatcgggaggaggaggaagacaCCCTCTGGGAGAAGATTGAGAGTGCCCGACACCAGCTGACCCGCTCACTGAACCCGGCCAAGCTGACCCCGTACCTGCGCCAGTGCCGCGTCATAGACgagcaggatgaggaggaggtGCTGAACTCCTGCCGATTCCCTTGCAAGAGCAACCAGACAG GTTACCTGATGGACATCCTTCGGCGTCGTGGAAAGCGAGGCTACGAAGCCTTCCTGGAATCCTTGGAGTTTTACTACCCAGAGCACTACACAAGGCTCACGGGGAGGGAGCCAGCCCAGCGCTGCTCTATGATCCTGG ATGAGGAAGGCCCTGAGGGACTAACTCAGTTCCTGATGATGGAGGTGAAGAAGGTGAGGGCTCAACGGAAAGAGCACCTACTGAAGGAACACCAGCTCCAGGTGAAAAACCAGGCGTTGGAGCAAGAGCAGGTccggctggagcagcagctgaaggagctccTGAAGGTACAGGAGCGCTGCCAGCGGCTGAGAGAGGAGTGGGATTCCAACAGCATGGAGCTGCTGAGACTGAAGGACGAGAACTACATGATGGCCATGCGCTATGCGCAGCTCTGCGAGGAGAAGAACGTGGCTGTGCTGCGGAGCAgggacctgcagctgctg GTGGACCAGCTGAAATGCAAAGtctccagcctggaggaggagTGCAGCCTGCTGCGGAAACAGGCGTCGGCAGTGCCCCAGCGAGAGGCAGAGGAACGGGGCCACCCTGACACTGTGTCTGAGCTGTGGGCTGAGAACCAGCGGCTCACGGCATCACTGCAGGAGCTTCAGAGCATGCTGCAG ACACCTGGTGAGGGCTCAGTGCCAGGCTCTGAGCAGATCCTCCTGGACATCCTGGAGCATGATTGGAAAGAAGCCCAAGACGACCGGCAGGATCTCTGTCAGAAACTCAACTCCCTGCAGAATGAGCTGCAGTGGGCTGAAGAGCTGAGGGATAAG TACCTCCAGGAGGTGGAAGATCTGCAGCTGAAATACAGAACGCTGCAGAAGGACTGTGATCTCTACAAGCATCGTATGaacacagtgctgctgcagctggaggagatcGAAAAAGAGCGGGACCAG GCCATCCAGAGCCGTGATGGGGTGCAGCTGCAGTACTCCCAGAGCCTGATTGAGAAGGACCAGTACCGCAAACGAGTGCGGGCCCTGGAGGAAGAGCGGGATGAGCTCCTAAGCAAGCTGAGCCAGGCAGAAGGGCTGAACAGCACGCTGGAGGCACAGCTGCAGCGCTGCCAAGGCAGCCGTAGCCTCAGCAAG ATGTGCAGCTCTTCCTACTCCCTCTGCTCcaacctcagcagcacctggagcctCATAGACAACCCTGCAAATGGACTCATGGATACCCTGGGGACTTCTGTTACCCCATTCCCAGGGGATTCAGCCATTCGGAGCATG GATGAGACTCCCGACAGCGAGAAGGATATCAACCGCCTTtccaccttccccttccctccctgcattGGCTCCATCCTCCGTCGGCAGCGGGAGGAGAAGTGCATGCCCCACAAAAG CTTATCATGTGGCTCCTTTAGCAGCATTGAAGATGGAACAG GCAGCAGTTTTCCTGGCACCTTGCTGGGGGccttctcctcttcttccaGCAGCACCTACACCAGGGTGAAGTCGGAGATCTGCTTGTCCACGCTTTCCAGCCACAAGGAGGTCACCAGGAG GTCACTGGTGGTACAGCTCACTAGTGTGGGTCATCCCAGCCACCCCTCACCCCAGGAGAAGAGGCTTGGAGCAGacatctccatccttggagggAACAGGACAGGAATTTATGTCCAGTGGGTCAAGCCGGGCTCACGGGTTGAAAAAGCAGGACTCAGGGAAGGGTGCCGGCTCCTTGAG CTGAGGGTGCCATCGCTGAAGGAAGAGGTGCTTTCCCTGGAGAACTGCACACGGGAGGTTGCCTACCTGAGCCTGCTGCACTGGGATGAGCCGTCTAGTCTCATCTTTCAGCTTGACCTAGAAG GATACCAGCCTCTGCGGGCAGccctggaggaagggaagaagttTTCTGGAGACTCGTTCTACGTGCGCACCAACGTGTCGCTCCTGGAGCCGTCAGACCCGTACGCGCTGTGCGTGAGGTGTCGGGAGATCCTGCATGTCACGGACACCATGCACAGGGGCCGCCTGGAGTGGTACTGCTCGCGCGTCGACCCCTTGACCCTGCGGGACCTGGACAAGGGCACGGTGCCCAACTACAGCAG GGCTCATCAGCTTTTGAAGATCCAGGAGAAGCACCAGATGCCTGGGCAGCAGAGAGGCCACAGAAATACC CTAAAGAAACGGGCCTTGAGTCAACTGCGCTTGGTGAAATCCAAACCACAGAGGAGCCCAGAACAGCCTCcccagaagctgtggctggacccctgctcag ACCCAGACACGAACTTGAAGCCTTACAGCCTGGTGCGCCCTGTGGTGGTCAAGACAGCCCGTCCTGTGGTGCTCTTGCCAAGCTGCATTGCACCACGGCTCATCAGGAACCTGCTGGACCTGCCCACCTCTCGCCTGGACTTCCATGTGTGCCCAGCAG AGAAGCTGGCAggaggggatcccagcacaACCCATGCTCAGGAGCACCCTGTGCCTAGAACTGCCCTCCAGGACCAGAGGGAGAGCAGACGAATCCACATGATCCGGGAGGCAGTGGAGAAG AATAAACACTGCCTGCTAGAGCTGGGAGTTGAGGGTGTGAGGGATCTAATTAAAAGTGAAATATACCCCATCGTTATCCATGTTGAGGTCACTGAGAAGAACGTTAGAGGACTCAG AAGCTTGCTGGGGAAGGCGGGCCAGCGGGACTCGGAGGTGCTGAAGGTGTGCCGTGCTGTGGAGCGGGCTCTccacaccctgccctgctcctgggccCGAGTGGAGCCCCACGCCTGGAGCCACGCCCAGGAGCTTCCCAAGGTGGTTCGTGGCTGCATCTTCCAGGAGCAAACCCGCCCGCTGTGGATTGAGGAGGGCGAGGACTGA
- the CARD10 gene encoding caspase recruitment domain-containing protein 10 isoform X4, whose protein sequence is MDILRRRGKRGYEAFLESLEFYYPEHYTRLTGREPAQRCSMILDEEGPEGLTQFLMMEVKKVRAQRKEHLLKEHQLQVKNQALEQEQVRLEQQLKELLKVQERCQRLREEWDSNSMELLRLKDENYMMAMRYAQLCEEKNVAVLRSRDLQLLVDQLKCKVSSLEEECSLLRKQASAVPQREAEERGHPDTVSELWAENQRLTASLQELQSMLQTPGEGSVPGSEQILLDILEHDWKEAQDDRQDLCQKLNSLQNELQWAEELRDKYLQEVEDLQLKYRTLQKDCDLYKHRMNTVLLQLEEIEKERDQAIQSRDGVQLQYSQSLIEKDQYRKRVRALEEERDELLSKLSQAEGLNSTLEAQLQRCQGSRSLSKMCSSSYSLCSNLSSTWSLIDNPANGLMDTLGTSVTPFPGDSAIRSMDETPDSEKDINRLSTFPFPPCIGSILRRQREEKCMPHKSLSCGSFSSIEDGTGSSFPGTLLGAFSSSSSSTYTRVKSEICLSTLSSHKEVTRRSLVVQLTSVGHPSHPSPQEKRLGADISILGGNRTGIYVQWVKPGSRVEKAGLREGCRLLELRVPSLKEEVLSLENCTREVAYLSLLHWDEPSSLIFQLDLEGYQPLRAALEEGKKFSGDSFYVRTNVSLLEPSDPYALCVRCREILHVTDTMHRGRLEWYCSRVDPLTLRDLDKGTVPNYSRAHQLLKIQEKHQMPGQQRGHRNTLKKRALSQLRLVKSKPQRSPEQPPQKLWLDPCSDPDTNLKPYSLVRPVVVKTARPVVLLPSCIAPRLIRNLLDLPTSRLDFHVCPAEKLAGGDPSTTHAQEHPVPRTALQDQRESRRIHMIREAVEKNKHCLLELGVEGVRDLIKSEIYPIVIHVEVTEKNVRGLRSLLGKAGQRDSEVLKVCRAVERALHTLPCSWARVEPHAWSHAQELPKVVRGCIFQEQTRPLWIEEGED, encoded by the exons ATGGACATCCTTCGGCGTCGTGGAAAGCGAGGCTACGAAGCCTTCCTGGAATCCTTGGAGTTTTACTACCCAGAGCACTACACAAGGCTCACGGGGAGGGAGCCAGCCCAGCGCTGCTCTATGATCCTGG ATGAGGAAGGCCCTGAGGGACTAACTCAGTTCCTGATGATGGAGGTGAAGAAGGTGAGGGCTCAACGGAAAGAGCACCTACTGAAGGAACACCAGCTCCAGGTGAAAAACCAGGCGTTGGAGCAAGAGCAGGTccggctggagcagcagctgaaggagctccTGAAGGTACAGGAGCGCTGCCAGCGGCTGAGAGAGGAGTGGGATTCCAACAGCATGGAGCTGCTGAGACTGAAGGACGAGAACTACATGATGGCCATGCGCTATGCGCAGCTCTGCGAGGAGAAGAACGTGGCTGTGCTGCGGAGCAgggacctgcagctgctg GTGGACCAGCTGAAATGCAAAGtctccagcctggaggaggagTGCAGCCTGCTGCGGAAACAGGCGTCGGCAGTGCCCCAGCGAGAGGCAGAGGAACGGGGCCACCCTGACACTGTGTCTGAGCTGTGGGCTGAGAACCAGCGGCTCACGGCATCACTGCAGGAGCTTCAGAGCATGCTGCAG ACACCTGGTGAGGGCTCAGTGCCAGGCTCTGAGCAGATCCTCCTGGACATCCTGGAGCATGATTGGAAAGAAGCCCAAGACGACCGGCAGGATCTCTGTCAGAAACTCAACTCCCTGCAGAATGAGCTGCAGTGGGCTGAAGAGCTGAGGGATAAG TACCTCCAGGAGGTGGAAGATCTGCAGCTGAAATACAGAACGCTGCAGAAGGACTGTGATCTCTACAAGCATCGTATGaacacagtgctgctgcagctggaggagatcGAAAAAGAGCGGGACCAG GCCATCCAGAGCCGTGATGGGGTGCAGCTGCAGTACTCCCAGAGCCTGATTGAGAAGGACCAGTACCGCAAACGAGTGCGGGCCCTGGAGGAAGAGCGGGATGAGCTCCTAAGCAAGCTGAGCCAGGCAGAAGGGCTGAACAGCACGCTGGAGGCACAGCTGCAGCGCTGCCAAGGCAGCCGTAGCCTCAGCAAG ATGTGCAGCTCTTCCTACTCCCTCTGCTCcaacctcagcagcacctggagcctCATAGACAACCCTGCAAATGGACTCATGGATACCCTGGGGACTTCTGTTACCCCATTCCCAGGGGATTCAGCCATTCGGAGCATG GATGAGACTCCCGACAGCGAGAAGGATATCAACCGCCTTtccaccttccccttccctccctgcattGGCTCCATCCTCCGTCGGCAGCGGGAGGAGAAGTGCATGCCCCACAAAAG CTTATCATGTGGCTCCTTTAGCAGCATTGAAGATGGAACAG GCAGCAGTTTTCCTGGCACCTTGCTGGGGGccttctcctcttcttccaGCAGCACCTACACCAGGGTGAAGTCGGAGATCTGCTTGTCCACGCTTTCCAGCCACAAGGAGGTCACCAGGAG GTCACTGGTGGTACAGCTCACTAGTGTGGGTCATCCCAGCCACCCCTCACCCCAGGAGAAGAGGCTTGGAGCAGacatctccatccttggagggAACAGGACAGGAATTTATGTCCAGTGGGTCAAGCCGGGCTCACGGGTTGAAAAAGCAGGACTCAGGGAAGGGTGCCGGCTCCTTGAG CTGAGGGTGCCATCGCTGAAGGAAGAGGTGCTTTCCCTGGAGAACTGCACACGGGAGGTTGCCTACCTGAGCCTGCTGCACTGGGATGAGCCGTCTAGTCTCATCTTTCAGCTTGACCTAGAAG GATACCAGCCTCTGCGGGCAGccctggaggaagggaagaagttTTCTGGAGACTCGTTCTACGTGCGCACCAACGTGTCGCTCCTGGAGCCGTCAGACCCGTACGCGCTGTGCGTGAGGTGTCGGGAGATCCTGCATGTCACGGACACCATGCACAGGGGCCGCCTGGAGTGGTACTGCTCGCGCGTCGACCCCTTGACCCTGCGGGACCTGGACAAGGGCACGGTGCCCAACTACAGCAG GGCTCATCAGCTTTTGAAGATCCAGGAGAAGCACCAGATGCCTGGGCAGCAGAGAGGCCACAGAAATACC CTAAAGAAACGGGCCTTGAGTCAACTGCGCTTGGTGAAATCCAAACCACAGAGGAGCCCAGAACAGCCTCcccagaagctgtggctggacccctgctcag ACCCAGACACGAACTTGAAGCCTTACAGCCTGGTGCGCCCTGTGGTGGTCAAGACAGCCCGTCCTGTGGTGCTCTTGCCAAGCTGCATTGCACCACGGCTCATCAGGAACCTGCTGGACCTGCCCACCTCTCGCCTGGACTTCCATGTGTGCCCAGCAG AGAAGCTGGCAggaggggatcccagcacaACCCATGCTCAGGAGCACCCTGTGCCTAGAACTGCCCTCCAGGACCAGAGGGAGAGCAGACGAATCCACATGATCCGGGAGGCAGTGGAGAAG AATAAACACTGCCTGCTAGAGCTGGGAGTTGAGGGTGTGAGGGATCTAATTAAAAGTGAAATATACCCCATCGTTATCCATGTTGAGGTCACTGAGAAGAACGTTAGAGGACTCAG AAGCTTGCTGGGGAAGGCGGGCCAGCGGGACTCGGAGGTGCTGAAGGTGTGCCGTGCTGTGGAGCGGGCTCTccacaccctgccctgctcctgggccCGAGTGGAGCCCCACGCCTGGAGCCACGCCCAGGAGCTTCCCAAGGTGGTTCGTGGCTGCATCTTCCAGGAGCAAACCCGCCCGCTGTGGATTGAGGAGGGCGAGGACTGA
- the CARD10 gene encoding caspase recruitment domain-containing protein 10 isoform X3: MAAVENAPLQASSLSDREEEEDTLWEKIESARHQLTRSLNPAKLTPYLRQCRVIDEQDEEEVLNSCRFPCKSNQTGYLMDILRRRGKRGYEAFLESLEFYYPEHYTRLTGREPAQRCSMILDEEGPEGLTQFLMMEVKKVRAQRKEHLLKEHQLQVKNQALEQEQVRLEQQLKELLKVQERCQRLREEWDSNSMELLRLKDENYMMAMRYAQLCEEKNVAVLRSRDLQLLVDQLKCKVSSLEEECSLLRKQASAVPQREAEERGHPDTVSELWAENQRLTASLQELQSMLQTPGEGSVPGSEQILLDILEHDWKEAQDDRQDLCQKLNSLQNELQWAEELRDKYLQEVEDLQLKYRTLQKDCDLYKHRMNTVLLQLEEIEKERDQAIQSRDGVQLQYSQSLIEKDQYRKRVRALEEERDELLSKLSQAEGLNSTLEAQLQRCQGSRSLSKMCSSSYSLCSNLSSTWSLIDNPANGLMDTLGTSVTPFPGDSAIRSMDETPDSEKDINRLSTFPFPPCIGSILRRQREEKCMPHKSLSCGSFSSIEDGTGSSFPGTLLGAFSSSSSSTYTRVKSEICLSTLSSHKEVTRRSLVVQLTSVGHPSHPSPQEKRLGADISILGGNRTGIYVQWVKPGSRVEKAGLREGCRLLELRVPSLKEEVLSLENCTREVAYLSLLHWDEPSSLIFQLDLEGYQPLRAALEEGKKFSGDSFYVRTNVSLLEPSDPYALCVRCREILHVTDTMHRGRLEWYCSRVDPLTLRDLDKGTVPNYSRAHQLLKIQEKHQMPGQQRGHRNTLKKRALSQLRLVKSKPQRSPEQPPQKLWLDPCSDPDTNLKPYSLVRPVVVKTARPVVLLPSCIAPRLIRNLLDLPTSRLDFHVCPAEKLAGGDPSTTHAQEHPVPRTALQDQRESRRIHMIREAVEKNKHCLLELGVEGVRDLIKSEIYPIVIHVEVTEKNVRGLRSLLGKAGQRDSEVLKVCRAVERALHTLPCSWARVEPHAWSHAQELPKVVRGCIFQEQTRPLWIEEGED; the protein is encoded by the exons atGGCCG CTGTGGAGAATGCACCTCTCCAAGCCAGCAGCCTCTCGGatcgggaggaggaggaagacaCCCTCTGGGAGAAGATTGAGAGTGCCCGACACCAGCTGACCCGCTCACTGAACCCGGCCAAGCTGACCCCGTACCTGCGCCAGTGCCGCGTCATAGACgagcaggatgaggaggaggtGCTGAACTCCTGCCGATTCCCTTGCAAGAGCAACCAGACAG GTTACCTGATGGACATCCTTCGGCGTCGTGGAAAGCGAGGCTACGAAGCCTTCCTGGAATCCTTGGAGTTTTACTACCCAGAGCACTACACAAGGCTCACGGGGAGGGAGCCAGCCCAGCGCTGCTCTATGATCCTGG ATGAGGAAGGCCCTGAGGGACTAACTCAGTTCCTGATGATGGAGGTGAAGAAGGTGAGGGCTCAACGGAAAGAGCACCTACTGAAGGAACACCAGCTCCAGGTGAAAAACCAGGCGTTGGAGCAAGAGCAGGTccggctggagcagcagctgaaggagctccTGAAGGTACAGGAGCGCTGCCAGCGGCTGAGAGAGGAGTGGGATTCCAACAGCATGGAGCTGCTGAGACTGAAGGACGAGAACTACATGATGGCCATGCGCTATGCGCAGCTCTGCGAGGAGAAGAACGTGGCTGTGCTGCGGAGCAgggacctgcagctgctg GTGGACCAGCTGAAATGCAAAGtctccagcctggaggaggagTGCAGCCTGCTGCGGAAACAGGCGTCGGCAGTGCCCCAGCGAGAGGCAGAGGAACGGGGCCACCCTGACACTGTGTCTGAGCTGTGGGCTGAGAACCAGCGGCTCACGGCATCACTGCAGGAGCTTCAGAGCATGCTGCAG ACACCTGGTGAGGGCTCAGTGCCAGGCTCTGAGCAGATCCTCCTGGACATCCTGGAGCATGATTGGAAAGAAGCCCAAGACGACCGGCAGGATCTCTGTCAGAAACTCAACTCCCTGCAGAATGAGCTGCAGTGGGCTGAAGAGCTGAGGGATAAG TACCTCCAGGAGGTGGAAGATCTGCAGCTGAAATACAGAACGCTGCAGAAGGACTGTGATCTCTACAAGCATCGTATGaacacagtgctgctgcagctggaggagatcGAAAAAGAGCGGGACCAG GCCATCCAGAGCCGTGATGGGGTGCAGCTGCAGTACTCCCAGAGCCTGATTGAGAAGGACCAGTACCGCAAACGAGTGCGGGCCCTGGAGGAAGAGCGGGATGAGCTCCTAAGCAAGCTGAGCCAGGCAGAAGGGCTGAACAGCACGCTGGAGGCACAGCTGCAGCGCTGCCAAGGCAGCCGTAGCCTCAGCAAG ATGTGCAGCTCTTCCTACTCCCTCTGCTCcaacctcagcagcacctggagcctCATAGACAACCCTGCAAATGGACTCATGGATACCCTGGGGACTTCTGTTACCCCATTCCCAGGGGATTCAGCCATTCGGAGCATG GATGAGACTCCCGACAGCGAGAAGGATATCAACCGCCTTtccaccttccccttccctccctgcattGGCTCCATCCTCCGTCGGCAGCGGGAGGAGAAGTGCATGCCCCACAAAAG CTTATCATGTGGCTCCTTTAGCAGCATTGAAGATGGAACAG GCAGCAGTTTTCCTGGCACCTTGCTGGGGGccttctcctcttcttccaGCAGCACCTACACCAGGGTGAAGTCGGAGATCTGCTTGTCCACGCTTTCCAGCCACAAGGAGGTCACCAGGAG GTCACTGGTGGTACAGCTCACTAGTGTGGGTCATCCCAGCCACCCCTCACCCCAGGAGAAGAGGCTTGGAGCAGacatctccatccttggagggAACAGGACAGGAATTTATGTCCAGTGGGTCAAGCCGGGCTCACGGGTTGAAAAAGCAGGACTCAGGGAAGGGTGCCGGCTCCTTGAG CTGAGGGTGCCATCGCTGAAGGAAGAGGTGCTTTCCCTGGAGAACTGCACACGGGAGGTTGCCTACCTGAGCCTGCTGCACTGGGATGAGCCGTCTAGTCTCATCTTTCAGCTTGACCTAGAAG GATACCAGCCTCTGCGGGCAGccctggaggaagggaagaagttTTCTGGAGACTCGTTCTACGTGCGCACCAACGTGTCGCTCCTGGAGCCGTCAGACCCGTACGCGCTGTGCGTGAGGTGTCGGGAGATCCTGCATGTCACGGACACCATGCACAGGGGCCGCCTGGAGTGGTACTGCTCGCGCGTCGACCCCTTGACCCTGCGGGACCTGGACAAGGGCACGGTGCCCAACTACAGCAG GGCTCATCAGCTTTTGAAGATCCAGGAGAAGCACCAGATGCCTGGGCAGCAGAGAGGCCACAGAAATACC CTAAAGAAACGGGCCTTGAGTCAACTGCGCTTGGTGAAATCCAAACCACAGAGGAGCCCAGAACAGCCTCcccagaagctgtggctggacccctgctcag ACCCAGACACGAACTTGAAGCCTTACAGCCTGGTGCGCCCTGTGGTGGTCAAGACAGCCCGTCCTGTGGTGCTCTTGCCAAGCTGCATTGCACCACGGCTCATCAGGAACCTGCTGGACCTGCCCACCTCTCGCCTGGACTTCCATGTGTGCCCAGCAG AGAAGCTGGCAggaggggatcccagcacaACCCATGCTCAGGAGCACCCTGTGCCTAGAACTGCCCTCCAGGACCAGAGGGAGAGCAGACGAATCCACATGATCCGGGAGGCAGTGGAGAAG AATAAACACTGCCTGCTAGAGCTGGGAGTTGAGGGTGTGAGGGATCTAATTAAAAGTGAAATATACCCCATCGTTATCCATGTTGAGGTCACTGAGAAGAACGTTAGAGGACTCAG AAGCTTGCTGGGGAAGGCGGGCCAGCGGGACTCGGAGGTGCTGAAGGTGTGCCGTGCTGTGGAGCGGGCTCTccacaccctgccctgctcctgggccCGAGTGGAGCCCCACGCCTGGAGCCACGCCCAGGAGCTTCCCAAGGTGGTTCGTGGCTGCATCTTCCAGGAGCAAACCCGCCCGCTGTGGATTGAGGAGGGCGAGGACTGA